A single window of Sphingobacterium sp. ML3W DNA harbors:
- the purL gene encoding phosphoribosylformylglycinamidine synthase produces MIHFFVNPSDIVYGVQTLEDLSIDDISKLNWLFGSASKIEKETLDDYFVGPRAAMITPWSTNAVEITQNMGVEGIIRIEEFRKIQANFNDFDPMISQKYETLTQDMYTINIDPEPILEIDDIDAYNKQEGLSLNPEEVQYLANLATKLNRKLTDSEVFAFSQANSEHCRHKIFNGTFIIDGEEQPTSLFKLIKKTSETNPNDIVSAYKDNVAFVKGPRVTQFAPRSADKPDFYAEKEFDSVLSVKAETHNFPTTVEPFSGAATGSGGEIRDRLAGGQGSLPLAGTAVYMTSYSRLEKNRPWEQAMEERPWLYQTPMDILIKASNGASDFGNKFGQPLITGSVLTFEHEEDARKLGFDKVIMQAGGIGYGKLDQAKKHTPKVGDKIVILGGENYRIGMGGAAVSSADTGAFGSGIELNAIQRSNPEMQKRAANAVRGMVESDHNPIVSIHDHGAGGHLNCLSELVEETGGLIDLDALPVGDPTLSAKEIIGNESQERMGLVIGEKDIDILKRVADRERSPMYTVGDVTNDHRFTFESKTTGEKPMDYALEDFFGSSPKTIMKDNTIVRNYADLSYSTENIPTYLTQVLQLEAVASKDWLTNKVDRCVGGRVAKQQCAGPLQLPLNNVGVMALDYKGKEGVATTIGHSPVAAIIDSAAASRTAIAESLSNLVFAPIKNGLAGVSLSANWMWACNNEGEDARLYKAVKACSDFALELGINIPTGKDSLSMKQKYPNGDNVIAPGTLIVSAAGNCTDITQVIEPVLNKDGGSIYYINLSKDAFKLGGSSFAQILNKIGREVPTIQDGAYFKKAFNAIQDLIKAGQIEAGHDIGSGGLITTLLELTFADVNLAANYDLSGLGETDTVKTLFNENIAVVLQAKNDDAFEKALIEAGIDAVKIGQAIAGTEVSFKNYTDTFTFNVMDTRDSWYKTSFLLDSKQSKNGMAQERYNNYKNQPLSFVFPKHFTGIKPIIDTSKPRPKAAIIREKGSNSEREMANAMYLAGFDVKDVHMTDLISGRETLEDIQFIGAVGGFSNSDVLGSAKGWAGAFLYNEKAKTALENFFKRPDTMSVGICNGCQLFMELELINPEHEVHGKLLHNTSQKHESNFIAVTVQENNSIMLSTLAGATLGAWISNGEGRFNLPQQESQYHIVAKYAYDQYPANPNGSDYNTAMLCDKTGRHLVTMPHIERSTFQWNWANYPKGHQDQVTPWLEAFVNARNWIETNKK; encoded by the coding sequence ATGATTCATTTCTTTGTGAACCCAAGCGACATCGTTTACGGTGTGCAAACCCTAGAAGATTTATCTATCGATGATATTTCTAAGCTAAACTGGCTATTTGGAAGCGCTAGTAAAATCGAAAAAGAAACCCTAGACGATTATTTTGTTGGTCCACGTGCAGCTATGATTACCCCATGGAGCACTAATGCTGTGGAAATTACCCAAAACATGGGCGTTGAAGGAATTATTCGTATTGAAGAATTTCGAAAAATACAAGCAAATTTTAACGATTTCGACCCAATGATTTCACAGAAATATGAAACATTGACACAAGATATGTATACCATCAATATTGATCCTGAACCTATTTTAGAGATTGACGATATCGATGCTTATAATAAACAAGAAGGTCTCTCTTTAAACCCCGAAGAAGTTCAATATCTTGCCAATCTAGCAACGAAATTGAATCGTAAATTAACGGATTCGGAAGTATTTGCTTTTTCTCAAGCAAATTCAGAACATTGTCGTCACAAAATATTCAACGGTACTTTTATTATTGATGGTGAAGAACAACCAACTTCTTTATTCAAATTAATTAAGAAAACTTCTGAAACGAATCCGAATGATATCGTTTCAGCTTATAAAGATAATGTAGCTTTCGTCAAAGGACCACGTGTCACGCAGTTTGCTCCAAGATCAGCGGATAAGCCTGATTTTTATGCAGAGAAAGAATTTGACTCCGTTCTATCTGTAAAAGCAGAAACTCATAACTTTCCTACTACTGTAGAACCATTTTCTGGTGCTGCAACCGGTTCTGGTGGTGAAATTCGTGACCGTCTGGCAGGTGGACAAGGTTCCCTACCGTTAGCTGGGACAGCTGTCTACATGACGTCATATTCTCGATTAGAGAAAAATCGTCCCTGGGAACAAGCGATGGAGGAGCGCCCTTGGTTGTATCAAACTCCAATGGATATCTTAATCAAAGCTTCCAATGGAGCATCAGATTTCGGTAATAAATTTGGACAGCCCCTAATTACGGGTTCGGTATTAACATTCGAACATGAAGAAGATGCTCGCAAATTAGGTTTCGACAAAGTCATTATGCAAGCTGGTGGTATCGGCTACGGTAAATTAGATCAAGCTAAAAAACATACACCAAAAGTAGGTGATAAAATTGTTATCCTAGGCGGAGAGAATTATCGAATTGGTATGGGCGGAGCAGCAGTCTCTTCAGCTGATACTGGTGCATTTGGCTCTGGAATTGAATTGAATGCCATCCAACGTTCAAATCCAGAAATGCAAAAACGCGCTGCAAATGCAGTTCGTGGTATGGTAGAGTCTGACCATAACCCAATTGTATCTATTCATGATCATGGCGCAGGTGGTCACTTGAACTGTCTTTCGGAACTTGTAGAGGAAACTGGTGGATTAATTGATCTAGATGCCTTACCTGTTGGTGACCCGACTCTTTCGGCAAAAGAAATCATCGGTAACGAGTCTCAAGAAAGAATGGGATTAGTAATTGGAGAAAAAGATATCGATATTTTAAAACGTGTAGCTGATCGTGAACGTTCACCGATGTACACAGTTGGTGATGTAACCAATGACCACCGTTTTACCTTCGAATCAAAAACTACTGGTGAAAAACCAATGGATTATGCTCTAGAAGACTTTTTTGGTTCTTCGCCAAAAACAATTATGAAGGATAATACGATAGTAAGAAATTACGCAGATCTATCGTACAGTACCGAAAATATTCCAACTTACTTGACACAGGTTTTGCAATTGGAAGCAGTTGCTTCCAAAGATTGGTTAACAAACAAAGTAGATCGTTGTGTAGGAGGCCGTGTTGCCAAACAGCAATGTGCTGGCCCATTGCAATTACCATTAAACAACGTGGGTGTAATGGCTTTAGATTATAAAGGTAAGGAAGGTGTTGCGACTACGATTGGTCATTCACCTGTAGCTGCAATTATCGATTCTGCCGCTGCTAGTAGAACTGCTATAGCTGAATCTTTATCAAACTTGGTCTTCGCTCCTATTAAAAATGGTTTAGCTGGTGTTTCACTTTCTGCTAACTGGATGTGGGCTTGTAATAATGAAGGTGAAGATGCCCGTCTTTATAAAGCAGTAAAAGCCTGTTCAGATTTTGCATTAGAATTAGGAATTAACATCCCTACAGGTAAAGACTCCTTATCCATGAAACAAAAATACCCGAATGGAGATAATGTCATTGCTCCTGGCACTTTAATCGTTTCTGCAGCTGGTAACTGTACGGATATCACACAGGTTATTGAACCCGTTTTAAACAAAGATGGAGGTTCAATCTACTATATCAACTTATCAAAAGATGCTTTCAAATTAGGTGGATCTTCATTCGCTCAAATCTTAAATAAAATTGGTAGAGAAGTTCCTACGATTCAAGATGGAGCTTACTTTAAAAAAGCATTTAACGCTATCCAAGATTTAATAAAAGCAGGTCAAATTGAAGCCGGACACGATATTGGTTCTGGTGGTTTAATCACAACCCTTTTAGAATTGACATTTGCTGATGTAAACTTGGCGGCTAACTATGATCTATCAGGATTAGGCGAAACAGATACAGTAAAAACCTTATTCAATGAAAATATCGCAGTTGTATTACAAGCAAAAAATGATGATGCTTTTGAAAAAGCATTAATTGAAGCTGGTATAGATGCTGTGAAAATTGGGCAAGCGATTGCCGGTACTGAAGTTTCATTCAAAAACTATACTGACACGTTCACCTTCAATGTCATGGATACACGTGATTCTTGGTACAAAACGTCTTTCTTATTAGATTCAAAACAATCGAAGAATGGAATGGCCCAAGAGCGCTATAACAACTACAAAAATCAACCTTTGAGTTTTGTATTCCCTAAACATTTCACAGGTATAAAACCAATAATAGATACTTCAAAACCAAGGCCAAAGGCGGCTATCATCCGTGAAAAAGGTTCTAATTCTGAACGCGAAATGGCTAATGCTATGTATTTAGCCGGATTTGATGTAAAAGATGTTCACATGACAGATTTAATCTCAGGTCGTGAGACATTGGAAGATATCCAATTCATTGGAGCTGTAGGGGGATTCTCGAACTCGGACGTTTTAGGTTCTGCTAAAGGTTGGGCTGGTGCATTTTTGTACAACGAAAAAGCAAAAACAGCACTAGAAAATTTCTTCAAACGTCCGGATACTATGTCAGTAGGTATTTGTAATGGTTGCCAACTGTTTATGGAGCTCGAATTAATCAACCCTGAGCACGAAGTTCATGGTAAGTTGCTACACAATACTTCACAAAAACATGAATCCAATTTCATTGCTGTCACAGTACAAGAAAACAACTCAATCATGTTGTCAACTCTGGCGGGTGCGACATTAGGTGCTTGGATTTCAAATGGCGAAGGTAGATTCAATTTACCACAACAAGAATCACAATATCATATTGTTGCGAAGTACGCTTATGATCAATATCCAGCAAACCCGAATGGTTCAGATTATAATACTGCGATGCTTTGTGACAAAACAGGTCGACATTTAGTGACAATGCCACATATTGAGCGTTCTACGTTCCAATGGAACTGGGCTAACTATCCAAAGGGACACCAAGACCAGGTAACTCCATGGTTAGAAGCATTTGTCAATGCACGAAACTGGATTGAAACAAATAAAAAGTAA
- a CDS encoding DoxX family protein, with amino-acid sequence MNLIHKIENWGNVHHPQWIDYLRIVVGFLILIKGLSFVSDLNSVSALVQEVNYTFYIWGGVHYIVFAQIVGGLFIICGFQTRLASIVLLPILFGAVFFVNITNGFSYLNGELWLSIVVLFLLVLFLVMGSGKYSLDNLMDKPGYIRKI; translated from the coding sequence ATGAACCTAATTCATAAAATTGAAAACTGGGGAAATGTGCATCATCCACAATGGATAGACTACCTTAGGATAGTTGTAGGGTTTCTTATTCTGATAAAAGGATTAAGTTTTGTGTCAGATTTAAATAGTGTTAGTGCTTTGGTACAAGAAGTGAACTATACCTTTTACATTTGGGGGGGCGTTCACTATATTGTTTTTGCTCAAATCGTTGGCGGGCTATTTATTATCTGTGGATTTCAAACACGGTTAGCTTCAATCGTTTTGTTACCTATTTTATTTGGAGCAGTATTTTTTGTTAATATAACAAATGGGTTTAGTTATCTTAATGGAGAATTGTGGTTATCGATAGTCGTGCTATTCTTATTAGTACTTTTTCTAGTTATGGGATCAGGTAAGTACTCATTAGATAATTTGATGGACAAACCTGGCTATATTAGAAAGATATAG
- a CDS encoding glutathionylspermidine synthase family protein → MKIKHLTIDPNWKSRLESIGYGFHTDQDEPYWIDDYYFEITSKEADMLHHATTEVWDMCLKAVEYVITNKRYDLFHIPAYMVHHIEQSWENETPSIYGRFDFAYDSEKRKLKLLEFNADTPTSLFECGIVQWYWKNHYFSESIDQFNSVHEQLIACWKDIKPHLKGDILYFSCAKETLEDLTNVEYLRDTAMQAGIQTQLIYIDDIGWEGREFVDLEGKSIQSIFKLYPWEWMVHEEFGKNIVNDVNEAQWIEPSWKMLLSNKAILPILWQLFPHHPNLLPAYFDEHKQLRNYIKKPILSREGANIEMYYDKELIYATAGEYGREGYIYQELATLHKEETGFSIIGSWIIGQEPCGISFRESTMPITTDKSRFVPHIIKN, encoded by the coding sequence ATGAAAATAAAACATTTGACTATCGATCCTAATTGGAAATCTCGATTGGAATCTATCGGATATGGCTTCCATACAGATCAAGATGAACCCTATTGGATTGATGATTACTATTTCGAAATCACGAGTAAGGAGGCAGATATGTTACACCATGCAACTACAGAAGTGTGGGATATGTGCCTAAAAGCAGTTGAATATGTTATAACAAATAAGCGCTATGATTTATTTCATATTCCAGCCTATATGGTGCATCATATAGAGCAATCCTGGGAAAATGAAACGCCTTCTATTTATGGTCGTTTTGATTTCGCTTATGACTCTGAGAAAAGAAAATTAAAGTTGTTAGAATTTAATGCTGATACACCAACATCACTATTTGAATGTGGTATTGTACAGTGGTATTGGAAGAATCATTATTTTTCTGAATCGATAGATCAATTTAATAGTGTGCATGAGCAATTAATTGCGTGTTGGAAAGATATTAAACCTCATTTGAAAGGTGATATATTGTACTTTTCATGTGCGAAGGAAACACTGGAAGACTTAACAAATGTTGAGTATCTTAGAGACACTGCTATGCAGGCAGGTATTCAAACGCAGCTGATTTATATTGATGATATCGGATGGGAAGGACGGGAATTTGTTGATTTAGAGGGCAAATCAATTCAGTCTATTTTTAAGTTATATCCATGGGAATGGATGGTTCATGAGGAATTTGGGAAAAATATTGTCAATGATGTTAATGAGGCGCAATGGATAGAGCCTTCATGGAAAATGTTGCTATCTAATAAAGCGATTTTACCAATTCTGTGGCAATTATTCCCACATCATCCGAATCTATTGCCAGCATATTTTGATGAGCACAAACAGCTTAGAAATTACATTAAAAAACCGATTCTTTCGAGAGAGGGAGCTAATATTGAAATGTACTACGATAAAGAGTTGATATACGCCACGGCAGGTGAGTATGGCCGTGAAGGCTATATTTATCAGGAATTAGCTACTCTGCACAAAGAGGAAACAGGCTTTTCAATCATAGGTAGTTGGATTATTGGTCAAGAACCCTGTGGTATTAGTTTTAGAGAATCAACAATGCCCATTACAACAGATAAAAGTCGATTTGTTCCGCATATCATTAAAAACTAA
- a CDS encoding YiiX/YebB-like N1pC/P60 family cysteine hydrolase, producing the protein MKSLDIILSGIFLFLTQLTIGQQTHSTNLINGDLIFVGAEQKNLSGAINRVTQRDTNSSFDHIGIIEINKDSIFVLHASSKSGTIREKIQDFFKTQKNGRNDLVIFRLKQPYDKSIPIAITAAKQMLGKPYNWSYILNENSYYCSDFIERAFRSYHIFQLEPMTFINPTTGKTDDFWINFYHKQGLEVPEGKSGCNPNGLAASDKLVKIGNLML; encoded by the coding sequence ATGAAATCATTGGACATAATTTTAAGTGGTATTTTTCTATTTCTCACACAACTAACAATTGGACAACAGACTCATTCCACGAATCTCATTAACGGCGACCTTATCTTTGTTGGAGCCGAACAAAAGAACCTTTCTGGCGCCATCAATCGTGTCACTCAAAGAGATACGAACAGCTCTTTCGACCATATTGGAATAATAGAAATCAATAAAGACTCTATTTTTGTTTTACATGCTAGCTCCAAAAGCGGCACAATACGGGAGAAAATTCAAGACTTCTTTAAAACTCAAAAAAACGGCCGCAACGATTTAGTTATTTTCCGGTTAAAACAACCTTACGACAAAAGTATCCCTATCGCAATTACAGCAGCAAAACAGATGTTGGGAAAACCCTATAATTGGAGCTATATCTTGAATGAAAACAGCTATTATTGTTCCGACTTTATAGAAAGAGCTTTTCGTTCCTATCACATATTCCAACTAGAACCTATGACTTTTATTAATCCAACTACAGGAAAAACAGATGACTTTTGGATTAATTTTTATCACAAACAAGGATTAGAAGTGCCTGAAGGCAAATCGGGATGTAACCCCAATGGTCTAGCTGCATCAGATAAATTGGTAAAAATAGGTAACCTCATGTTGTAA
- a CDS encoding FkbM family methyltransferase, translating to MSPSLINALKKQYKVLSGKVSSFKIEHKCSHKWYGNSYGGFYVNPDLLHPGAIVYSFGIGQDTSFDDAIIDNHDCQVYGYDPTPKSIEWIDKQTDMSPNFHFHPVGLDKETGTTFFNLPKNKDYVSGSIINHQHVDENNMIEVKMKSFIDIATENNHNHIDILKMDIEGAEYSVIDSILNSPIEIKQILLEIHERFFDNGKEKTKYLLNSLKQHGYQIFGISDTLEEISFIKISD from the coding sequence ATGAGTCCGAGTCTGATAAACGCATTGAAAAAGCAATATAAAGTCCTTTCAGGAAAAGTATCATCTTTTAAAATCGAGCATAAATGTAGCCATAAATGGTACGGCAATTCTTACGGCGGCTTCTATGTTAATCCAGACCTATTGCATCCCGGCGCTATCGTTTACTCCTTTGGCATCGGTCAGGACACTTCCTTTGACGATGCGATTATAGACAATCACGATTGTCAAGTCTATGGTTACGACCCTACTCCTAAATCAATTGAATGGATTGATAAACAAACAGATATGTCACCCAATTTCCATTTTCATCCTGTTGGATTAGATAAGGAAACTGGCACAACCTTTTTCAACCTACCGAAAAACAAAGATTATGTATCAGGATCAATTATCAATCATCAACATGTTGATGAAAATAACATGATAGAAGTTAAAATGAAATCATTTATAGATATTGCGACTGAAAACAACCATAACCACATCGATATTTTAAAAATGGATATTGAAGGAGCGGAATATAGTGTAATCGATAGCATTTTAAATTCTCCAATTGAAATCAAGCAAATTTTACTGGAAATACACGAACGATTTTTTGATAATGGGAAGGAAAAAACAAAATATTTATTAAATTCTTTAAAACAGCACGGCTATCAAATTTTCGGAATTTCTGATACTTTAGAAGAGATATCTTTTATCAAAATCAGTGATTAG
- a CDS encoding Crp/Fnr family transcriptional regulator: MEIFKAYIKKRIAVTSEQIEQIISSYTPTQVKKKSFILRAGEICNFEGFVMKGCFKIFYLTPNGEEHILYFAIEEWWISDIASFNDQEPAQLYIQALEDSEILIISREQKERLFTNCTQVERLFRIMAQRAQVASQHRIIAALGFTAQERYLDFIQRYPKIYPRISNLQLASYIGVTQEFLSRLKRQILKPNK, from the coding sequence ATGGAAATTTTTAAAGCATATATAAAAAAGAGAATAGCGGTTACATCAGAGCAAATTGAACAGATTATCTCCAGTTATACCCCTACCCAAGTTAAGAAAAAAAGCTTCATTCTTCGCGCCGGAGAAATATGCAATTTTGAAGGCTTTGTCATGAAGGGCTGCTTTAAGATATTTTACCTAACTCCTAATGGTGAAGAGCATATTTTGTATTTTGCGATAGAAGAGTGGTGGATTTCAGATATCGCTAGCTTTAACGACCAAGAACCAGCACAATTATATATTCAAGCATTAGAAGACTCTGAAATATTGATTATCTCTAGAGAGCAAAAAGAACGACTTTTCACTAATTGCACACAAGTTGAACGATTATTCCGAATTATGGCACAGCGAGCTCAGGTTGCCTCACAACATCGTATCATTGCAGCACTTGGCTTTACTGCTCAGGAGCGCTATTTAGATTTTATTCAACGCTATCCAAAGATTTATCCCCGAATATCCAATTTACAACTTGCATCTTATATTGGCGTCACCCAAGAATTCTTAAGTAGATTGAAAAGACAAATTCTTAAACCAAATAAATAA
- a CDS encoding YceI family protein encodes MMNNFFKIVAAAALMINGAVAQVKWSADPAHTNARFDVNHLGISFVDGEFTKVSGSIDAANKEDFNNAKINFVIDVNSINTRIEARDSHLKTDDFFNAEKYPKMILKSVSFKKVKTGKYILIADLTIRDVTKKVTFDVTQNNGIITDPWGKTRAGFTAKTTINRFDFGMKYNDKLPSGIEAVSSNVEITVNTELVLD; translated from the coding sequence ATGATGAATAATTTTTTTAAAATTGTAGCAGCTGCAGCCTTAATGATTAACGGAGCCGTAGCACAAGTAAAATGGAGTGCAGACCCTGCACATACGAACGCAAGATTTGATGTAAATCATTTAGGTATTAGTTTTGTTGACGGGGAATTTACAAAAGTGTCCGGTTCAATTGATGCTGCAAATAAAGAAGACTTCAATAATGCAAAAATTAACTTCGTAATAGATGTAAACAGTATTAACACACGCATCGAAGCACGTGATAGCCACCTAAAAACTGATGATTTTTTCAACGCTGAAAAATACCCAAAAATGATTTTAAAATCGGTATCATTTAAAAAAGTGAAAACGGGAAAATACATATTAATAGCTGACTTAACCATCAGAGATGTAACGAAAAAAGTTACTTTTGATGTAACTCAAAATAACGGAATTATTACAGATCCTTGGGGAAAAACACGTGCTGGATTCACAGCTAAAACAACCATCAATCGTTTTGACTTCGGCATGAAGTATAACGACAAGTTACCATCAGGAATAGAAGCTGTATCTTCAAATGTAGAGATTACCGTAAATACAGAGCTTGTATTAGACTAA
- a CDS encoding SDR family oxidoreductase has product MDIDLGNKKALVGASSGGIGYAISQQLALNGASVTLMARNEVKLKRALAGLDRSKGPVHQYLVVDFDNFEEFKTKISNYFAHHVVDILVNNTNGPKAGSIANQSLDDYQDAFDLLFKTHCYTTELALAHMKELGYGRIINVSSLTVKEPVSNLVLSNTIRTALMSWSKSLAKDIASHNITVNSVLTGLFDTERIQSLTQLDADRLQISYEAALALRLKQVPMGRLGKPEEYGYLVAFICSDYANYLTGASIPLDGGMMNCF; this is encoded by the coding sequence ATGGATATAGATTTAGGAAATAAAAAGGCATTAGTGGGAGCGAGTTCCGGTGGCATAGGATATGCTATTTCGCAGCAGTTAGCCTTGAATGGTGCTTCGGTAACTTTGATGGCTAGAAATGAGGTGAAGTTGAAGCGGGCTTTGGCTGGATTGGATAGAAGCAAAGGGCCGGTGCACCAATATCTTGTCGTTGACTTTGATAATTTTGAGGAATTTAAAACAAAAATTTCAAATTATTTTGCCCATCATGTTGTTGATATTTTGGTTAATAATACAAATGGGCCTAAAGCTGGCTCTATTGCTAATCAATCTTTGGATGACTACCAAGATGCTTTTGATTTATTATTTAAGACACATTGTTATACAACGGAATTGGCATTGGCTCATATGAAAGAGTTAGGTTACGGGCGAATCATTAATGTGTCTTCCTTGACAGTGAAAGAACCGGTGTCTAATTTAGTGTTGTCAAATACAATCCGTACGGCACTGATGAGTTGGAGCAAATCTCTAGCTAAAGATATTGCATCTCATAATATAACGGTAAATAGTGTTTTGACAGGTCTTTTTGATACTGAAAGAATTCAATCATTGACGCAGTTGGATGCGGACCGTCTTCAAATTTCTTATGAGGCGGCCTTGGCTCTACGTTTAAAACAGGTGCCAATGGGCAGATTGGGTAAGCCTGAAGAATACGGTTATTTAGTAGCATTTATTTGTTCAGATTATGCTAACTATCTAACAGGGGCAAGTATTCCTTTGGATGGTGGAATGATGAACTGTTTTTAA
- a CDS encoding ABC1 kinase family protein has protein sequence MMQNSAKKLQRSSHIISVLAKYGFRDILTRLPWNTNKTSLEIGVDIANISVYRRIRMALEELGPAFVKLGQSASTREGLLPRELVEELKYLEDRVDPFTVEIKSYIEQELNIHFDEHFSHIESEPFAAASISQVYKAKLTDGKDVVVKVRRPQVDEVLKTDLSLMKDIARILVGYSEPLQNLNLPLIVDSFATTLIQEISLLNERHNIERFAKNFKGNDLITVPKVYPKLSSDRVLTMEYMNGVKVTDKEKLKAMGLDLEEIVDNGINLYLEQVIVHGFFHGDPHPGNLMVLPNGKLAFIDFGNMGKLLAIDRQNLEEFIQAAVSSNAIHLADTIEDVAIVSNIPDRAQFERSLYEIFDLIENVSLGDISLESLLDKLWNIIGDNRLYFPEYIYQLIRGISLMEGIGRQLNPHLNIMKSIKPFANRIMRERMDPKYLFEKGKNKAFSFARDIEKLPDDLRGLFRQIKLGNFTLNHHLISAKTFTQIIRKGINRIVIGIMVLSLNMLAGMVIIAHVEPKFLGIPIWAWVFLGTSFALSIYLFTAMVRARNND, from the coding sequence ATGATGCAGAATTCAGCTAAAAAATTGCAGCGAAGTTCTCATATTATTAGTGTACTCGCTAAATATGGATTTCGTGATATATTGACTAGACTACCATGGAATACCAATAAAACTTCACTAGAGATAGGGGTTGATATCGCTAATATTTCTGTGTATAGACGTATTCGTATGGCGCTAGAGGAGTTGGGGCCTGCTTTTGTTAAGCTTGGTCAGTCTGCTTCTACGCGTGAAGGATTGCTACCTAGAGAATTGGTGGAAGAACTTAAGTATTTAGAAGATCGTGTGGATCCGTTTACAGTTGAAATTAAAAGTTATATCGAGCAGGAGCTGAATATTCATTTTGATGAACACTTCTCACATATCGAATCAGAACCTTTTGCTGCGGCTTCTATCTCACAGGTGTACAAAGCGAAATTAACTGACGGGAAAGATGTTGTTGTAAAGGTGCGGCGACCTCAAGTTGATGAGGTTTTGAAAACAGACCTGTCGTTGATGAAAGATATCGCGCGCATATTAGTTGGTTATAGTGAACCCTTACAAAATCTTAATTTACCTTTAATTGTTGATTCATTTGCGACAACTTTGATACAAGAAATTTCACTACTGAATGAACGTCATAATATCGAACGCTTTGCCAAAAATTTTAAAGGGAATGATCTGATTACAGTTCCGAAAGTATACCCAAAATTAAGTTCGGACCGGGTTTTGACAATGGAGTATATGAATGGGGTCAAAGTGACAGATAAAGAGAAACTGAAGGCCATGGGACTAGATTTGGAAGAAATCGTGGATAATGGAATCAATCTTTATTTGGAACAAGTGATTGTACATGGTTTCTTTCATGGAGATCCACATCCTGGGAATTTAATGGTTCTTCCAAACGGTAAGTTGGCCTTTATTGATTTCGGTAACATGGGTAAGCTGCTGGCTATTGATAGGCAAAATCTTGAAGAATTCATTCAGGCTGCTGTCTCATCCAATGCCATACATCTGGCCGATACCATCGAAGATGTTGCTATAGTTAGCAATATCCCTGATCGTGCTCAGTTTGAAAGGTCTCTTTATGAGATTTTTGATTTAATTGAGAACGTGTCTTTAGGTGATATTAGTTTAGAATCTTTACTTGATAAATTATGGAATATTATAGGGGACAATCGTTTGTATTTTCCAGAGTATATCTATCAGTTAATTCGAGGTATATCCTTGATGGAAGGTATTGGTAGGCAGCTCAATCCTCATTTGAATATAATGAAAAGTATTAAGCCATTTGCTAATCGCATTATGCGTGAGCGGATGGACCCCAAATACTTATTTGAAAAGGGGAAAAATAAAGCATTTTCTTTTGCCCGTGATATTGAGAAGCTTCCTGATGACCTCAGAGGTTTATTTAGGCAAATTAAGTTAGGAAATTTTACACTAAATCATCACTTGATTAGTGCTAAGACGTTTACACAGATTATCCGTAAAGGGATTAATCGTATCGTTATAGGTATTATGGTTTTGTCTCTAAATATGTTAGCAGGTATGGTGATAATTGCGCATGTTGAGCCTAAATTTTTAGGCATCCCGATTTGGGCTTGGGTATTCTTAGGTACTTCTTTTGCATTATCTATTTACCTGTTTACTGCTATGGTTCGAGCAAGAAATAATGATTAA
- a CDS encoding RNA polymerase sigma factor: MKSAEQQFLEQIERNKGAIIKVSRMYMDNLEDQQDLFQEIVMQLWRSYASFRRESLFSTWLYRVAINTALIYLKKEKRRPDQHELTSDIDVTEDLGTEDKEEQLRYFYQAVQFLNSVEKALIFFFLEGQSHRDIATNLGISEVNARVKLNRTKEKLQQIIKRQGYEF, encoded by the coding sequence GTGAAGTCAGCCGAGCAACAATTTTTGGAACAAATAGAGCGGAATAAAGGTGCTATCATTAAGGTGTCTCGTATGTATATGGACAACTTGGAAGATCAGCAAGATTTATTTCAGGAAATTGTTATGCAATTGTGGCGTTCTTATGCATCTTTCAGAAGAGAGAGTCTATTCTCCACTTGGCTATACCGTGTGGCGATTAATACGGCTTTAATCTATCTAAAGAAAGAGAAAAGAAGACCGGATCAACACGAATTGACGAGTGATATCGATGTGACAGAAGATTTGGGTACGGAAGATAAGGAAGAACAATTACGCTATTTTTATCAAGCAGTTCAGTTCCTTAATTCAGTAGAGAAAGCACTGATTTTCTTTTTTTTGGAAGGACAGAGCCATCGTGATATTGCGACAAATTTGGGTATTTCAGAGGTCAATGCTCGCGTGAAATTGAACCGAACAAAAGAAAAATTGCAACAGATTATTAAAAGGCAAGGTTATGAATTTTGA